A stretch of DNA from Francisella uliginis:
TTTATTAACAGGATTTTCTCTTTTTGAAGAGGGTTCATATGATAGAGGTCATGATGGCGAGCTAATTGTTCATATGAAAAGTACAGATACAGGTAAAGAAGTAGGCACAATCACAATATCACCTTATATTCAAAATGATAAGCAACAAGGCATGTTGATAACTCCTCATCTATATAATTTACCCAAATCTGGTACACATGGCATGCATATCCATATTAATCCAAGTTGCGCAGATAAAGGAAAGGCAGCTGGAGGACATTGGGATCCTCAAGAGAATGGTAAGCATTTAGGTCCGTATAATGAAAATGGCCATAAAGGTGATTTACCTGTTCTGATTGTTAATCCTAATGGTACAGCTAATAAACCTGTGCTGGCACCTAAATTAGATTCGTTAGAGGAGCTCGTTGGGCATAGTCTAATGATTCATGAGGGATCAGATAATTATTCAGATAATCCTAAGCCTCTTGGTGGTGGAGGTAAAAGAGTCTGGTGCGGAGTTATTTCAGATTAAGTATTATGTATTACGAAACAGTAATCCGTTTAGGAT
This window harbors:
- a CDS encoding superoxide dismutase family protein is translated as MTINKSYKILGLGIAIILLTGFSLFEEGSYDRGHDGELIVHMKSTDTGKEVGTITISPYIQNDKQQGMLITPHLYNLPKSGTHGMHIHINPSCADKGKAAGGHWDPQENGKHLGPYNENGHKGDLPVLIVNPNGTANKPVLAPKLDSLEELVGHSLMIHEGSDNYSDNPKPLGGGGKRVWCGVISD